Proteins co-encoded in one Capnocytophaga ochracea DSM 7271 genomic window:
- a CDS encoding helix-turn-helix domain-containing protein: MTKLFVKNMVCHRCIIVLDEQLKALGLTPQSINLGEITFTQELSSDEIQAIKQALLPLGFEVMNDKKSVLIEKIKSIIINLIHNQDNKLSFNLSEILSSELGRDYGALSRLFSEVEGRTIEKFFIAQKIERVKELLVYDELTLSEIAYQLNYSSVAHLSNQFKKVTGLTPSFFKQIKDNKRKSLDEV; this comes from the coding sequence ATGACAAAGTTATTTGTAAAAAATATGGTCTGCCATCGTTGTATAATAGTACTCGATGAACAGTTAAAAGCATTAGGCTTAACACCACAAAGCATCAATTTGGGTGAAATTACTTTTACACAGGAACTTTCTTCTGATGAGATACAAGCTATCAAACAAGCTCTCTTACCCTTAGGATTTGAGGTGATGAACGATAAGAAAAGTGTTCTTATTGAAAAAATTAAATCTATCATTATCAATTTGATACATAACCAAGACAACAAACTATCGTTTAACCTTTCTGAAATACTCAGCAGTGAATTAGGTCGAGATTACGGGGCTTTATCGCGTTTGTTTTCTGAGGTAGAAGGCAGAACTATTGAAAAATTCTTTATTGCTCAAAAGATTGAGAGAGTAAAGGAACTCTTAGTATATGACGAACTGACGCTTAGTGAAATAGCTTATCAACTCAACTATTCAAGTGTAGCACACTTAAGCAATCAGTTTAAAAAAGTTACAGGACTCACCCCTAGCTTTTTCAAGCAGATAAAAGATAACAAACGTAAGTCTTTAGATGAGGTTTAA